In a single window of the Nocardioides sp. L-11A genome:
- a CDS encoding M20/M25/M40 family metallo-hydrolase yields MSAATEKTLARIDDLRDEMLATLQEAIAIRSVNPTYPDQDYDDLVGGETEVSQLLAGHYRGAGAETQLFGDAPGRDNVVGVVRGTGGGRSLIFNGHVDVVPAGDAGAWTHDPFAGHIDGTHIWGRGSVDMKSGLVAQAFAARALHESDVRLRGDLILQGVAGEENLEHHLGTSLVLGHGFTAHGAIIAEPTGAVGPLSVMPATPGVLVMRITVTGKTGHASARSLMRAQLRTAPDTEPIAASALDGALLVHEALRALENEWEVTLTDPLFEPGQFTIGLDVIDGGARAARNVAFIPDETTLDYAIFYPPSVDVTKIQSEITETVAKVAQSDPWLRRNLPTIEWPMHYPGGRTDRSDPLCQAVVAAREEAATGTAYAGVPDVRPFPSATDLTWFTAAGIPAVGLGPGSLSMAHAVDERCALDEIVVAARAYATAAIRWCGAS; encoded by the coding sequence CCGCATCGATGACCTGCGCGACGAGATGCTCGCGACCCTGCAGGAGGCGATCGCGATCCGGAGCGTCAACCCGACCTACCCCGACCAGGACTACGACGACCTCGTCGGCGGCGAGACCGAGGTCTCCCAGCTGCTGGCCGGCCACTACCGGGGGGCTGGCGCGGAGACCCAGCTCTTCGGCGACGCACCGGGCCGCGACAACGTGGTCGGCGTCGTCCGCGGCACCGGCGGCGGTCGCTCGCTGATCTTCAACGGCCATGTGGACGTCGTCCCGGCGGGCGACGCGGGTGCCTGGACCCACGACCCGTTCGCCGGACACATCGACGGCACCCACATCTGGGGCCGCGGATCGGTCGACATGAAGAGCGGGCTCGTGGCGCAGGCCTTCGCGGCCCGGGCGCTGCACGAGTCCGACGTACGGCTGCGCGGCGACCTGATCCTGCAGGGCGTCGCGGGCGAGGAGAACCTCGAGCACCACCTCGGTACGTCGCTGGTGCTCGGCCACGGGTTCACCGCCCACGGCGCGATCATCGCCGAGCCCACGGGGGCGGTCGGCCCGCTCAGCGTCATGCCGGCCACTCCGGGAGTGCTGGTCATGCGGATCACGGTGACCGGCAAGACCGGGCACGCCTCCGCCCGGTCGCTGATGCGCGCCCAGCTGCGCACCGCGCCCGACACCGAGCCGATCGCGGCCAGCGCGCTCGACGGCGCGCTCCTGGTCCACGAGGCACTGCGTGCGCTGGAGAACGAGTGGGAGGTGACGCTGACCGACCCCCTGTTCGAGCCCGGCCAGTTCACCATCGGGCTCGACGTCATCGACGGCGGCGCCCGTGCAGCACGCAATGTCGCCTTCATCCCGGACGAGACGACGCTCGACTACGCGATCTTCTACCCGCCGTCGGTCGACGTCACGAAGATCCAGTCCGAGATCACGGAGACCGTGGCGAAGGTCGCCCAGAGCGATCCCTGGCTGCGCCGCAATCTGCCCACGATCGAGTGGCCGATGCACTATCCGGGCGGACGCACCGACCGCAGCGACCCGCTGTGCCAGGCCGTCGTCGCGGCGCGCGAGGAGGCCGCCACCGGTACGGCGTACGCCGGCGTGCCCGACGTACGCCCGTTCCCCAGCGCCACCGACCTCACCTGGTTCACCGCCGCGGGCATCCCCGCCGTCGGCCTGGGCCCGGGCTCGCTCTCGATGGCACACGCCGTGGACGAGCGGTGCGCCCTCGACGAGATCGTGGTGGCGGCACGGGCGTACGCCACCGCGGCGATCCGTTGGTGCGGTGCCTCGTGA
- a CDS encoding nitrilase-related carbon-nitrogen hydrolase, which yields MTGPSAPVAPYLAVGLSTYVHGIGAREHIARNLDTIEEAFHAAVSIVGINLPVKLVALCEGALTGFTDEIFDLPHVRSARDLFIDIPGPETERIAELARMYETYVIVQCKARWPEVIEDRFFNVMVVISPSGEIVHRAAKNHVWCREHSCTPHDVYDRWVELFGDGIDAFYPVLRTPDIGNIGTICCSDGEYPEAVRALALNGAEVVYRPSEAVPMTTSGPDDGGTWLLQNRAHAHFNSLYMLCPNTGPVYSSPAAEHAVDIAGGNGHIVDYNGHVVARASSGANAIITAPVDIEALRQFRMMNLNSNWLKDVRTELFRTMYDRPIHPANLWLEDEPGRHAEVDEIYRANIARLVESGTWTEPSVRFPGARHHPTPADGDLDAIASDWT from the coding sequence GTGACCGGGCCCAGCGCCCCGGTCGCGCCATACCTCGCCGTCGGGCTGTCGACCTACGTCCACGGCATCGGCGCCCGCGAGCACATCGCGCGCAACCTCGACACCATCGAGGAGGCATTCCACGCCGCGGTCTCGATCGTCGGGATCAACCTGCCGGTCAAGCTGGTGGCGCTCTGCGAGGGAGCGCTCACCGGCTTCACCGACGAGATCTTCGACCTCCCCCACGTCCGCAGCGCCCGGGACCTGTTCATCGACATCCCCGGCCCCGAGACCGAGCGGATCGCGGAGCTGGCCCGGATGTACGAGACCTACGTCATCGTCCAGTGCAAGGCGCGCTGGCCCGAGGTGATCGAGGACCGGTTCTTCAACGTGATGGTGGTGATCTCGCCGAGCGGCGAGATCGTGCACCGGGCCGCGAAGAACCACGTGTGGTGCCGGGAGCACTCCTGCACGCCCCACGACGTGTACGACCGGTGGGTGGAGCTGTTCGGTGACGGCATCGACGCCTTCTACCCGGTGCTCCGCACGCCGGACATCGGCAACATCGGGACGATCTGCTGCAGCGACGGCGAGTACCCGGAGGCGGTCCGGGCACTGGCGCTCAACGGGGCCGAGGTCGTCTACCGGCCCAGCGAGGCGGTCCCGATGACGACCTCCGGACCGGACGACGGCGGCACCTGGCTCCTGCAGAACCGGGCGCACGCGCACTTCAACAGCCTCTACATGCTGTGCCCGAACACCGGACCGGTGTACTCCTCCCCCGCAGCCGAGCACGCGGTGGACATCGCCGGGGGCAACGGGCACATCGTCGACTACAACGGCCACGTCGTCGCCCGGGCGTCCTCGGGCGCCAACGCGATCATCACGGCGCCCGTCGACATCGAGGCCCTGCGCCAGTTCCGGATGATGAACCTCAACTCGAACTGGCTCAAGGACGTCCGCACCGAGCTGTTCCGCACGATGTACGACCGGCCGATCCACCCGGCCAACCTGTGGCTGGAGGACGAGCCCGGCCGCCACGCCGAGGTCGACGAGATCTACCGGGCCAATATCGCCCGGCTGGTCGAGTCCGGCACCTGGACCGAGCCGTCCGTGCGGTTCCCGGGGGCGCGGCACCACCCCACCCCGGCCGACGGCGACCTCGACGCGATCGCGTCCGACTGGACCTGA
- the tkt gene encoding transketolase: MIPELEWTDLDRKAVDTARVLAMDAVQKVGNGHPGTAMSLAPAAYLLFQKVMRHDPADPAWIARDRFVLSCGHSSITLYTQLFLGGFGLELGDLEALRTWGSKTPGHPEYGHTVGVEVTTGPLGQGLANAVGMAMAARREKGLLDPEAGDGPSLFDHHVYVLASDGDLEEGVTSEASSIAGTQELGNLTVIYDANRISIEGDTHIAFNEDVAKRYEAYGWHVQTVDWTGTDHSDLAHYEEDVPALYAALKAADEVTDKPSMIVLKTVIAWPAPNAQNTEAAHGSALGAEEVAATKQVLGFDPDQSFEVPADVLAHTRGLVERGKAWGAEWGAAYDAWATAQPERAALLHRLKDRRLPDGVEEALPVFEADAKGVATRSASGKVINALAPIMPELWGGSADLAGSNNTTIKDAPSFLPLDRSVAEWTADPYQGRVIHFGIREHGMGAIMNGIAVHGGTRIFGGTFLTFSDYMRGAVRIAALTKVPVIYVWTHDSIGLGEDGPTHQPIEHLAALRAMPGLDVVRPADANETAAAWLQVLRNTDRPAGLILTRQNVPTFPRGAEGFATTDDVAKGGYVLIDAEGGEPDVVLIGTGSEVQYAVAAREQLAAEGVRARVVSMPCLEWFDAQTQAYRDAVLPPTVKARVSVEAGVRQGWREYVGDAGRIVSIDHYGASADAATLFREFGFTPEAVVQAARESLAAAARD; the protein is encoded by the coding sequence ATGATCCCGGAGCTCGAGTGGACCGACCTCGACCGCAAGGCAGTTGACACCGCACGCGTCCTCGCGATGGACGCCGTCCAGAAGGTGGGCAACGGTCACCCGGGCACCGCGATGAGCCTGGCGCCGGCGGCGTACCTGCTGTTCCAGAAGGTCATGCGCCACGACCCCGCCGACCCGGCCTGGATCGCCCGCGACCGGTTCGTGCTGTCATGCGGCCACTCCTCGATCACGCTCTACACCCAGCTCTTCCTCGGCGGCTTCGGCCTCGAGCTCGGCGACCTCGAGGCCCTGCGCACTTGGGGCAGCAAGACCCCCGGGCACCCCGAGTACGGCCACACCGTCGGCGTCGAGGTCACCACCGGCCCGCTCGGCCAGGGGCTCGCCAACGCGGTCGGCATGGCCATGGCCGCGCGTCGCGAGAAGGGGCTGCTCGACCCCGAGGCGGGTGACGGCCCGTCGCTGTTCGACCACCACGTCTACGTGCTCGCCTCCGACGGCGACCTCGAGGAGGGCGTGACCAGCGAGGCGTCCTCGATCGCCGGCACCCAGGAGCTCGGCAACCTCACCGTCATCTACGACGCCAACCGGATCTCCATCGAGGGCGACACCCACATCGCGTTCAACGAGGACGTCGCGAAGCGCTACGAGGCCTACGGTTGGCACGTCCAGACCGTCGACTGGACCGGCACCGACCACTCCGACCTCGCCCACTACGAGGAGGACGTGCCGGCGCTGTACGCCGCGCTCAAGGCGGCCGACGAGGTCACCGACAAGCCCTCGATGATCGTCCTCAAGACCGTCATCGCCTGGCCGGCCCCCAACGCCCAGAACACCGAGGCCGCCCACGGCTCGGCGCTCGGCGCCGAGGAGGTCGCCGCCACCAAGCAGGTCCTCGGCTTCGACCCCGACCAGAGCTTCGAGGTCCCCGCCGACGTCCTGGCCCACACCCGGGGACTCGTCGAGCGCGGCAAGGCGTGGGGGGCGGAGTGGGGCGCGGCGTACGACGCCTGGGCGACCGCCCAGCCCGAGCGGGCCGCACTGCTCCACCGCCTCAAGGACCGTCGCCTCCCCGACGGCGTCGAGGAGGCGCTGCCGGTCTTCGAGGCCGACGCCAAGGGTGTCGCGACCCGGTCTGCATCGGGCAAGGTCATCAACGCGCTCGCCCCGATCATGCCGGAGCTGTGGGGCGGCTCGGCCGACCTGGCCGGCTCCAACAACACGACCATCAAGGACGCGCCGTCGTTCCTGCCGCTCGACCGCTCCGTGGCGGAGTGGACCGCCGACCCCTACCAGGGCCGCGTCATCCACTTCGGCATCCGCGAGCACGGCATGGGCGCGATCATGAACGGCATCGCCGTCCACGGCGGCACCCGCATCTTCGGCGGCACCTTCCTGACCTTCTCCGACTACATGCGCGGCGCGGTGCGGATCGCGGCGCTCACGAAGGTGCCGGTGATCTACGTCTGGACCCACGACTCCATCGGGCTCGGCGAGGACGGACCGACCCACCAGCCGATCGAGCACCTCGCCGCCCTGCGCGCGATGCCCGGGCTCGACGTGGTCCGCCCGGCCGACGCCAACGAGACGGCAGCCGCGTGGCTGCAGGTGCTGCGCAACACCGACCGGCCGGCCGGGCTGATCCTGACCCGCCAGAACGTGCCGACCTTCCCCCGGGGCGCCGAGGGCTTCGCGACCACCGACGACGTGGCCAAGGGCGGCTATGTCCTGATCGACGCCGAGGGCGGCGAGCCCGACGTGGTCCTGATCGGCACCGGCTCCGAGGTCCAGTACGCCGTCGCCGCCCGCGAGCAGCTCGCTGCCGAGGGCGTCCGCGCCCGAGTCGTGTCGATGCCGTGCCTGGAGTGGTTCGACGCGCAGACCCAGGCCTACCGCGACGCCGTCCTCCCGCCGACCGTCAAGGCGCGCGTCTCGGTCGAGGCCGGCGTCCGGCAGGGGTGGCGCGAGTACGTCGGCGACGCCGGCCGGATCGTCAGCATCGACCACTACGGCGCGAGTGCCGACGCCGCCACCCTGTTCCGCGAGTTCGGGTTCACGCCCGAGGCGGTCGTCCAGGCGGCCCGCGAGAGCCTGGCGGCAGCAGCACGCGACTGA